The region CTGAGGAGAAGCAATGACAGTCCAGCTGAGCTGCTCTAACTATTGCAGAGAAACAAACTTCCTATAGTGTAATGCTGCCACCTTCTGGTTACTAAGCAAAGGTCCCGCTTGGTGAAACTCCCGTCTAGTAAATGCTTGACGACGTGTGATTTCTTGTGTTCAAGCTACTCATCCACACTCTTATTAAACCAACAATTTTAATCCCCAATAAACCATAACACACAAATTTAGAGCTGTAGTCAAAATCCTTTATCAGTTTTGCAGACATAGATTAAACTATGTACATGAAGTATGTATTTGCACACATAACGCAAATGCAAGCTGATTTATAGAAACATGGAGGGTCACTGAGttcaacaataacaaaatgaaacaaaaaaagaaaatgtaggaTTAGAGTGTATTTACAAAAGAATCAAAGAAGGAACAGAAAATCGTATTTGCAGGCTATAAGAAcaaatgtttcagtgtgaaATAATCTTACAAGTCTTATAAGGCTTGCAAAGGTAGAAGAAGTAAAAGCTTGACTTTACGAGTCTAAAAGACTGGAACAACACTAAAATGAGAGACATATTAGGCAGATTTCCCCAAGGATTTAGCCTCGCAGGGTTTTCCCTAGATTTCAGGAGGGCTTTCAGGTGCTATGGTGGAGTGGGGGTGGGCAATGGGGCGGAAAAACACCAGAGGTTACACGTCAGAcctcagaaactcctgcaggcCAAACTGGGCTAACAAAACACTTAAGGGCTGATCACAGAAAGATACAggataatggaaaaaaaagcaacattaaggcttcaaacaaaccaaactgcaACACTATAAAAGACAGTAGTTACACCTGTactctccattcaaaaataatatctGATGTTAAAtataagtataaaagacaacccctcactttttcaaacctaatttccagaaaaaaatatagtcTCGTAATTGGGCCTCTCTCTTCAGAGCAGTAGATGGTTGGGTCACTCTGATTTTTCACACAGTGTTGTGAGGCGATTCTGTaggtagaaaagaaaaaaaacaaaaaaaacaacacagaaatgatgaggaaaaaaggcaaatgcaaataaactacaactgTCGTCCTACAAGAACGCGATCAATACACAGTACCTGCAGCAGCCGAATGCTCTTCAGGGCAGTCTCATCCAGTAGGGACAGGTCCACCGAGTCCATCTGACTGGCCAACAGCTGAATGCTCTGGATCAACACAAGATTACAAAACAAAAGCGTGGGTAAATCAGAATTCTCCGTCAGCCTAATCCAAATGTCTTGTGCAAAAATGCATATAATCCATGAATAAAACCCACTAGTCAAATCTCAACATAAATAAAGGCCTAACAAACAGACCAGAGAAAAACTGCATCACTAATGCTGAATCAACCTAAATTTCCTAACTGAATTTCCACACTATTATTTTGTTGCAAAAGCCTGATTTATTGCCTTATACAATCAGCAGCTGGTATCTGTATTGTATCATGTCACCAAAGACAGAATTTGCACTAACAATTTAGAATTACAGTCAAAGTAAATGTTGCATTCTAATCACAAACATCTGATTATAAAGTGGTCATAATTTGTTGAAACTCAGTTTTGTTAAGAATCTGTCCTTTGCTGACACTCCCGGTTGACACAACTTAtcacttaaataaaacattgctCTGTAGGATCCAGAACTCTGAGCCCAGCCAACTATGCACTCACCTCTCCGTTGCCGACGGGGACGTTGATGACAATGTCCTCATTTCCTGCTGCTATGGGAGAGCCGTTGACTGAAATGCTATAGACCCTCTCTTTGTGGCGGGGAACTCTCACTGCAGGGGTCTTAGGAAGCCTGAGGCAAAGAGGCACATGGTGAGAAATATCAACCCCTCACTGTGGGTAATGTCTCcgattttgaaaagaaaacacaagctcCAAGAGAGTAAATCGCACTAGATGGCCCATAACATTTCCAATTAGCGAGCTAGCTATGAGAACAAGCCCCCAGTGCCCATATAAGGTATAAAACTCATATAAAGATGATGAGCTAGTGCTTTAGAGATCAACCTGAGATTTATTGCAACAGTTAGGGCATTTATTTGCccattttgttttatgaaaattacagtaaaaagcAATAACTGTACAGGAATTTCTGTGGGTGTAATTTCCTCAGCGTTTAATACTTAATATAGCAGATAAAAAGGTACACGCATGCACATAGATACAGACCCTACATGCAGTGCACCAACAagtgtgccaaaaaaaataaaaaacaaaacgaagAATCCATACTCTGGCAGTATGATCACAGCTATGTACACAATGTACCACAAGCTTTTTCTTAGCACTCAGGTGAGCCACGTAATCATAATCAAGAGATCTGCCCCAGGTTACTTCACCTGTTGGCAgagtcttttaaaatgtgtttgcctATGTTTACTACTCTTCTCCAGAATTTTCATTTATGCAAATAGCAAAATATGATAGATGTTGCATCAGTTTACAGGGAATGAGCAATCCTTCCTTGCAGAGACATTGAGAGTTGTCGTAGTATTTTAACATAGAAACCGGTGCAGTGCAGCTGTATCTGTGATACTTACCTTGGGTCGAAGCGTGGGGTGATGAGGGGAGTGGGTCCCATCATCAAAGAAGAATCTAGCATGGTCCTGGCAGGAGTCACCAAAGGCTTCCTGGTCGATCTGAATCCAGAGACACGTTAGTATCACATTATTGAGCTACTAAACTTGAGaaaggggttaaaaaaaaaaaaacaaagaaagaaaagaaaaatgccttACCGTCTGATGGAGGTACTCTGCTTGCTGACTGCCAGTGCCTTTGCTCTTTTTGATGTAGTTGGGGGCTTTCTTGTAGCTTTCCCCTAAAGTAAGAACAAGAATTTACACAACACAAAGGGGCTGCACACAAATGACATTCCATAAGTTTATGATCGGTGATGATCTAACTCTCTCTTGCGTGTGATCGAATGAAAATCAGCCACCACCTTCCTTGTTGTGCTCGGTGTGTTTTCATCCTCTGAACCGGATTTGACTCTGCCGTTTTTCTTTGACGCTgtgggttggaaaaaaaaaataaattaaaaaaatatatattttccaaaCTGTAAATTCTTGACTAGATTGAAAGATGTTGGACATGTTTCGTCATCCATCCTGTCTCATTTAGCATCATCAATAGAACTTTGTTTTTAGACTTGTTCCATTAAAGaatacttaaaaagaaaacacaaaaagtatttttaacatACTTTTCTTGACTGATTTCAGAAGGACTGCGTGGTCCTCGGCCACAACGCTCTCAACAATAGcagcttcctcttctctctgttcacAGACAGATGTgcatcaaaaactgaacaagTGTTTAATACAGCTCAGGGTGTGCCTGCGCAAGCCACAGAGAATCTGAAGCTTGTGTCACAGTGTGAATCTCGAGACATGGTATGAGATACAAGAATCATCAACGTACCTTTGTATCGTCCACCTCTGGCGTCTTTGGTTTCTCGGACTCTACAGAGAGAGGGGTAATTGCTTTCATttaatgatgattaaaaaacaaaacaatatagcattttctcattttacagAATATACACAGCGCTGGCGCAGACGATCATGATATTTCATGCAAATGTGTCTAATTTTTGCGACAACAGATATATGTATTTTGTATGCGTAAAATataactggggaaaaaaatgcaactcaTACAATACAGTGTACACAGGCAGGCTTTTTTGCAGGGTTCACCGAGTTATatgtaagactttttaagaccacATAGAATGCCATTTAATACCCGTTTCATGGTCATACCAGCCAAAGTATCAAAGATATCAATGACAACCAGTAGGAATGATAAAGCACGTATTGTCAGTACTTCCCAGCTGTATGTAACAATAATTACTAATCATATAATCAATCATAAACATGACCTGGATAGGCAgcataaaatggatggatgaattaACCAAATCCAGGCTCTTTAATACTTTTCGtgacctgcagataccctgttAGGATTTTACATGTCAGGAGTCACAAAACTTGCTACAAACAGATGTGCAAAAACATTCTGGTCTTGTGAGGAGATACCAGAGCTGCAGTTATGTGTTTACGTGTCGTTAAAAGCATAATGGCATAAAATGCCTGAGGAGCCCCTGTGGCATAATTGCCAGGAGTATTAAACAACGTTCACAGAATCACGGTAGTTTGGGTTTCATGAGACAAATGCGAGAGCATGTGTGTCAACTTACTGCAGTGCTCCAACCAGGGCATCAACCTGACAGCCTTGGGGAGCTTAATTAGTGCCATGTTGTAGCTGTTGTCAACATCTTTCAGCAGCTGGTTGATCTTCTCCTTCAGTTGTCCAACTCTGGTCTTCACTGTAAAAACACCAagtgttgttgatgatgatcaTGCAGTGGTACAGACTAAGCCCCCCAGTAgtttataaagtagttaaattGGCTCCACAGTGACAAACTACAACCTTGAAATGCTCCTCACAGCATGATGCATTGGTACTAATTATCCTGTAATATATTAGCCCCACTGATAAATCATCCAGGCTGATTTCAGTCTATTGCATTTGTACCAGTGTCGGCATATGAGCTGACCAATAAGttacaagaaattgcagtacagaaGGGTCAAAGATAAGTTAGAGAAACGGTATCACCATGACAGTTTTTCGGCCAGGGAACACTGCCTGGGGTATTTTTCAGCTCTACACTGTCAGGCAGGCTcagtacatatcttggtcacaaatcttaaaaaaaccAATTAAGTgtattattaacaaaaaaagtttggtatgtgtttgtgcaaaataataataataataataatggttgATTCTTCATCACCTCTCAACTTTCAGTATTCATCTTTGCTCTCAAATGTCAAAATCTGTATCAGATTTTTGTatgcaaaacatatgaagaccttataaaatatgacactTTGTTATAAATCAAACTACCTAACAGTAAATACAAGTACAGCTTAAAAAGGGTATGCGATTGGGTGGTTGATaaaaaaattcatcagcaaCTATACTGATCactgtttgagtcatttttcatgcaaggACGACAAACATTTCGTGGTTctagcttctccaatgtgaggatttgctgctttttcttttaatcatccttatttattttcaataatttgaGGTTTGGAgtattggttggacaaaacaagcattgtgAAGAtttcactttgggctctgggtaaTTGTGTCGACATATCTCATTAGTTTCTGAATTTTTAGAAACCGCACAATCAACTGATTAACGAAAaagtaatcagcagattaatccataatgacaacaATCATTAATTGCAGTCctatacaaaagaaaaaaaaaaaatcatctctaCTACAACCaaccacaacagtaaaatcctgcatttatattaatgcatgagtaataataaaataatgatatgaTATATAATTGAATTACACTCACGAGTGCCATTTTTCTGCAACAACTACTTATAGAgtacttaaaatacattttcctgattatattTACATACTTTTAGTTACGTGACACTGGAAGtatcctttacttgagtaaaagtacaaatgcacaagtaaaagtatttataCACACTGTATAGATACTCTATTacgtaagtaaaagtactgcattGAAAATGTCGCTAAagtatataattataattaggAATGTGTGCTTATTTATTTGCCTTCCCTTGTGAAATCTCAGCGAAATCAGTTTTTTCGCttcgacaaaaaaaaattaaaggtttcacaaatctaCAAGCGGGTTTTAAACAGCTTTAAGGCTTTAACAAGGATGTCTAACAGCCTTTCACAACCACAAGCGGATCAAAAAACGGACAGTCGGTCGCTCAGTACTGTCCTATGTAACTTTCCCTTAACTTATAGTCCTTGGAAActgctgtgggtttttttttgcaacgtCTCGACCAATAGTTAAATATATTCACCCTCGCTGTCGAAATCCTCCAGGAAAGCCTCTAGCTTGGCCGACTTGGGGTTGTTTTTCCGTTGTTTGGTGGTCCTTTTCCTGGGAGCCATGTCTGCATGGAAAGGCGGCGGAGAAGAAGTCAGTTTGCTCACACTTGACGACACACGACGGTAATATCGACGGGTTACATTattatcctttaaaaagaaactgcCCGACATGCGGCCCCGCTGGTAATCAAACTAACTTAACGTCAGCGAGCTAACCGTTAAGGCTAAGTTAGCTAGCAAGATCCCGAGCTTGCCCCGAAGTTTGACTGACTTGCTTCATTGTATTGTTTCATCCACACGCACAAGTCTTTCACAAAACACTCTAGTTaattacctttttttcccattacgatatatattttacaaacaatTCATTACCTGATTATTGTATTTGCTCGGGCGACCCTCGACTCTTCCTTCTTCACAAAGCCGTTTTCAAATCTACGCGCGGGGAGGGGCCAAAACCCCCGAACAGCCAATAAGGACGCGTGTTTTCTACGAGTCACGGTAAAATAGTTCTCGGCCTATCGTAGCACCAGACGTCAGTGTTTACATCAGGGGAACGGAAATGGTGTTCAAGCAACATGGTAGAAATGTGATGTTATTAGCAGCGAGACAGCTACATTTTAAAGGGCTACAGAGATCGTATTAACGAAAACCCTTTGCTCTGAAACGAGAGAAAACAAATTGAAACACAAGGATTCATTTATTGTGCACATGTTGCTTTCTCTTTGGTCAACTGTTGTCTAGAAATCGTCAGCTGAAATGTCCACACCTGCCCCATCATCACTTCATCAAGCGCTGAGGAAAGGCTTCAGTAGTCTGAAAAACAATCAGAAAGTATGGAGGAGCGTGCTGGCCGAGTGCGGCCCTCTGATGGCGTCTCTCGGGAATTTGGCAGAGC is a window of Xiphias gladius isolate SHS-SW01 ecotype Sanya breed wild chromosome 24, ASM1685928v1, whole genome shotgun sequence DNA encoding:
- the cdca8 gene encoding borealin codes for the protein MAPRKRTTKQRKNNPKSAKLEAFLEDFDSEVKTRVGQLKEKINQLLKDVDNSYNMALIKLPKAVRLMPWLEHCKSEKPKTPEVDDTKREEEAAIVESVVAEDHAVLLKSVKKTSKKNGRVKSGSEDENTPSTTRKGKATRKPPTTSKRAKALAVSKQSTSIRRSTRKPLVTPARTMLDSSLMMGPTPLITPRFDPRLPKTPAVRVPRHKERVYSISVNGSPIAAGNEDIVINVPVGNGESIQLLASQMDSVDLSLLDETALKSIRLLQNRLTTLCEKSE